From a single Leptidea sinapis chromosome 1, ilLepSina1.1, whole genome shotgun sequence genomic region:
- the LOC126965656 gene encoding dynein axonemal assembly factor 3 homolog — MFWGLSPALDLQREYLRFGDENAFELNFLVIGGSDARHLITTLAQAYRHKRRYMNLFVVDGCPELIARQLLLLSLALERTTRCGLLEKTRRFLEIYGNMLLRPATSRYLIAKATQLVRMITNPDYMSCLLPCVSIDQTKYRERDYLENLLGFWTTGNTNQFNACELWEHRTRHSLGVRYDNRSGVFDWDYHMRMKEVASQICFQEYKHFREHGISFTWLETEVCRPNVSLSAGVYKCGDRYLHRGYLGDIVTSPYIAYGLDCEDSDMLKSSHGVNYKRATDISERNVMRLLYELENHMPFDVNKFNLDNQHNLGMATLNQFDAKISESGLEAPLVLREDKDTYIEIDYGKVHFLSLSALEHYPHKPQFQGLFHGVFVGNNMLSRLRPSVWSMLRDDAAVVMESRKYMVELRRDDVKSFGELVQQAASTAQCDKLSAFNPEKDDFAKFLIRRKSESSEV, encoded by the coding sequence ATGTTCTGGGGATTAAGCCCGGCTTTAGATTTGCAGCGAGAGTACCTCAGGTTCGGAGATGAGAACGCGTTCGAGCTCAACTTTCTGGTGATAGGGGGAAGCGACGCACGCCACCTCATCACAACGTTAGCTCAAGCGTATCGCCACAAGCGAAGGTATATGAACCTGTTCGTGGTGGACGGATGTCCCGAGCTTATAGCCCGCCAGCTTCTACTATTATCTCTGGCTCTAGAGAGGACGACGCGCTGTGGTTTACTGGAAAAGACCAGGCGCTTCCTAGAGATATACGGTAACATGCTTCTGCGTCCAGCGACGTCTCGATACCTGATTGCGAAAGCGACACAGCTTGTGAGAATGATCACCAATCCAGATTACATGAGCTGCCTTCTTCCGTGCGTCTCCATAGATCAAACTAAGTATCGCGAAAGAGATTACCTGGAAAATCTTTTAGGATTCTGGACAACAGGAAATACAAATCAGTTCAATGCATGTGAATTGTGGGAGCATCGGACCAGGCACTCGCTGGGTGTGAGGTATGACAACCGCTCTGGAGTATTTGATTGGGATTATCATATGCGTATGAAGGAAGTGGCCAGTCAGATTTGCTTCCAAGAGTATAAGCACTTCAGAGAGCACGGTATTTCGTTTACGTGGCTTGAGACAGAGGTGTGTCGCCCCAACGTTAGCTTATCTGCTGGTGTATATAAATGTGGAGACAGATACCTCCATAGAGGTTATCTTGGAGACATCGTGACATCACCCTATATAGCGTACGGCTTAGATTGCGAGGACAGTGACATGTTAAAATCTTCGCATGGAGTAAACTACAAGCGAGCTACAGATATTTCAGAGCGAAACGTAATGAGATTGCTCTATGAGCTGGAAAATCATATGCCTTTCGATGTCAACAAATTCAATTTAGACAATCAGCATAATTTGGGTATGGCGACCTTGAATCAATTTGATGCTAAGATTTCAGAGAGTGGCTTAGAAGCGCCCTTGGTGTTGAGAGAGGATAAAGACACTTACATCGAAATTGATTATGGCAAAGTTCATTTCCTGTCCCTTTCAGCACTGGAGCATTACCCTCATAAGCCGCAGTTCCAAGGTCTGTTCCACGGAGTGTTCGTCGGAAACAATATGTTGTCACGACTCAGGCCGAGCGTGTGGTCCATGTTGCGGGACGACGCCGCAGTTGTGATGGAGTCTCGCAAGTATATGGTGGAGCTCAGGAGAGACGATGTGAAGTCATTCGGGGAACTGGTTCAGCAAGCGGCGTCGACAGCGCAGTGTGACAAGCTGTCTGCATTTAATCCGGAAAAAGACGACTTTGCAAAGTTTTTAATCAGAAGAAAAAGTGAGAGTAGTGAAGTATAA